Proteins encoded by one window of Tunturibacter psychrotolerans:
- a CDS encoding APC family permease — protein sequence MEQRRQMGLAAALSVVTGESIALGIFLTPAAMARSLGSPLLLAAVWCGMGFMTLCGAICYSELAITYPLTGGEYVYLRQGYGTRLAFLYGWMSAAVMDPGIAAALAVGAAPYVLSLFGLPSRAQIVIPAVILIGLALLNYVGTRLSRRVMTTANLLKIALLICLVIWASISKHATVANLLPLTERRPGSEPLFAAVAGAIISAFFSFGGWWEAAKIAGEVRNPRRNMPLAFTGGVLLVTAVYLLVSASFLMVVPLEKIVSNTAFVAQFGEALFGTTGGKVLSACVLLCVLGGLMAITMAAPRVYYAMAKDGAFFAPFGKLHPRFGTPANAVLLQTTLALLVLCFGAFNRILSFIIFSAVCFLALSVTTLFRMPQPVRRWWFPAAPIVFLLGCTIINLMILMHDPIPALVGLVIVLCGDPIRRVFFAKTTINTNPLPEQIPS from the coding sequence ATGGAACAACGCCGCCAGATGGGTTTAGCCGCCGCCCTCTCCGTCGTCACGGGCGAATCGATCGCGCTCGGCATCTTCCTCACTCCCGCAGCAATGGCAAGATCCCTGGGCTCTCCTCTCCTGCTAGCCGCCGTATGGTGCGGCATGGGCTTCATGACGCTTTGCGGAGCCATCTGTTACTCCGAACTAGCCATCACCTACCCGCTCACCGGCGGCGAGTATGTCTACCTCCGCCAGGGCTACGGCACCCGCCTCGCATTTCTCTACGGCTGGATGTCCGCCGCCGTCATGGATCCAGGCATCGCCGCCGCGCTTGCCGTGGGCGCAGCCCCCTACGTCCTTTCCCTCTTCGGTCTCCCCTCACGCGCGCAAATCGTCATCCCCGCCGTGATCCTCATCGGCCTCGCTCTACTCAACTACGTCGGCACTCGCCTTAGCCGTCGTGTCATGACAACCGCGAACCTGCTGAAGATCGCACTTCTCATATGCCTCGTCATCTGGGCATCGATCTCCAAACACGCTACCGTCGCAAACCTCTTACCCTTAACCGAACGCCGCCCAGGCTCCGAACCTCTCTTCGCTGCCGTCGCCGGAGCCATAATCAGCGCCTTCTTCAGCTTCGGCGGATGGTGGGAGGCCGCCAAGATCGCTGGCGAAGTCCGCAACCCGCGCCGCAACATGCCGCTCGCCTTCACCGGTGGCGTACTTCTCGTCACAGCCGTCTATCTCCTCGTCAGCGCTTCGTTCCTTATGGTCGTTCCACTCGAAAAGATCGTCTCCAACACCGCCTTCGTAGCCCAGTTCGGCGAAGCGCTCTTCGGCACAACCGGAGGCAAAGTCCTCTCCGCCTGCGTGCTTCTCTGCGTCCTCGGCGGACTCATGGCCATCACCATGGCCGCTCCACGCGTCTACTACGCTATGGCAAAAGACGGAGCCTTCTTCGCCCCCTTCGGCAAACTCCATCCCCGCTTCGGAACTCCCGCCAACGCCGTCCTCCTGCAAACAACCCTCGCCCTGTTGGTCCTCTGCTTCGGAGCCTTCAACCGCATCCTCTCCTTCATCATCTTTTCCGCTGTCTGTTTTCTCGCACTCTCCGTCACCACTCTCTTCCGCATGCCGCAGCCCGTTCGCCGATGGTGGTTCCCCGCCGCACCCATCGTCTTCCTCCTCGGCTGCACCATCATCAACCTCATGATCCTGATGCACGATCCCATCCCTGCCCTTGTAGGTCTGGTCATCGTGCTCTGCGGCGACCCGATCCGCCGTGTCTTCTTCGCGAAGACAACCATCAACA